In Campylobacter concisus, the genomic window AATATAGTATTTTTTATGATAAAAGAGGTAGTGGTAATAAATTTAGTGGTAACTTAAATTCCAAAGAAGAGGTTGCCATCGATACACAAAAATCAAACAAATTCTTAAGTGCGGGCTGGAGAGGCATTCCTCAATCCTATTGCAATAAAATTAATACAGATTTAAATATCGAGAAAAAATATGGCATAAAATCGGTTAAATTTGTCGGTAGTTGCGGAAAAGGCAAAACACAAACCATTGATTTTGACGAATTAGGTAGGCCTATGAGAGTGGTGAGTGTTACTAACAATAAAGGAGCAAAAAGGCCTTATTCAAGACTACTAAAAGGTGATTGTAAGATAATTTTAACAGATAAAAATAACAATGTAGCCTCTATAAATATAGAAAAAAGAAGTGGATACGCATATATAAACTAAACCCTATAAACCTACTAATAAAAATACATACTTTAAAATTTTTAATCGCCAACAATTTTTTCTCAAATTCCCTAATTATTTCAACTGTCTTTAAGTATTGCTCATATATAATTCCAGCTCACGAAACGAGAAACCACCTTTAACTTCACTGGTTAATAAAGCCTTTTCTTTTTATCGTTGTTCTTTTAACTTACAATTGTTAAACTATTAGTCAATCTTTGAAATCTAAACAAGTGATCGATTGAGCCAGTCTATTATTTTATAATTATAATAGATTAGACAAACTAATAAATAAAACTAAAAGTTTTTTTGATTAAAAACTTCATAATAAAATCCTATCAAATAAATTTTGCTAGGTAATTAATATGGAGAGTTTGATCCTGGCTCAGAGTGAACGCTGGCGGCGTGCCTAATACATGCAAGTCGAACGGACAAGTAAGA contains:
- a CDS encoding pilus assembly FimT family protein — its product is MHKNKGFTVIELIFVIIAVGILAAMIIPRLEINGAREAATQMLTHIRYAQHLAMQDDKFVHSENEKFWFKMRWGIAINDTSLQECSVDEPGVKSWKYSIFYDKRGSGNKFSGNLNSKEEVAIDTQKSNKFLSAGWRGIPQSYCNKINTDLNIEKKYGIKSVKFVGSCGKGKTQTIDFDELGRPMRVVSVTNNKGAKRPYSRLLKGDCKIILTDKNNNVASINIEKRSGYAYIN